Sequence from the Nitrosospira multiformis genome:
CGGGCTTCCACCTTGCGCTGGGCATTTTCGATGGCACGAGTCACCCAGGGATGCTCAATGGCCTCGCCCTCCGGCATGTTGAGCTTCTGCATGATGTTTGCCACACGATCCGATGCGAAAATGCGCAGAAGCGGGTCCTCCAGCGAAAGATAAAAACGGCTGGACCCGGGGTCTCCCTGGCGGCCGGAGCGCCCGCGCAACTGGTTATCCACGCGCCGGGATTCATGCCGTTCGGTGCCGATAATATGTAGCCCCCCCTGCTTCAGCACTTCCTCGTGAAGCAGCTGCCATTGCCCCTGCAATTCCGTGGTCCGTTCAAGCTTGGCGGATTCGCTTATAGCCTCATCGGCACGGATACGCTCAAGTTCCGGCTCCGGATTGCCTCCCAGCACAATGTCGGTACCCCGGCCCGCCATATTGGTAGCGATAGTAACCATTTTCGGGCGGCCGGCCTGAGTAACGATCTCCGCCTCCCTCGCATGCTGTTTGGCATTGAGTACCTGATGCGGCAACTGCTCCTGGGTGAGCAGTCCGGACAGCAGCTCATTGTTCTCGATAGAGGTGGTGCCGACCAGAACCGGCTGCCCTCTCTCATAGCAGTCTTTGATATCCGCAATAATGGCACGGTTCTTTTCGTCCATGGTACGGAATACCTGATCCATGCGATCATTACGTATCATGGGACGATGGGTTGGAATGATCACCGTTTCCAATCCGTAAATCTGCTGAAACTCATAAGCCTCGGTATCGGCCGTACCCGTCATGCCGGCCAATTTTTTATACATGCGGAAATAATTCTGGAAAGTGATCGAAGCCAGTGTCTGATTCTCTTTCTGGATCGGGACACCTTCTTTTGCTTCCACCGCCTGATGCAATCCTTCCGACCAGCGTCTGCCGGACATAAGCCGCCCGGTAAACTCATCGACGATGACGACTTCGCCATCCTGTACGACATAATGTTGATCACGAAGAAATAACGCATGGGCACGCAAGGCTGCGTAAAGATGGTGAACGAGATTGATGTTGGCAGGATCGTAGAGGCTGGTTCCCGGCGTTAGCAACCCGCTCTGGGCAAGCAGCCTTTCCGCGTGTTCAAAACCCGCCTCGCTCAACAGCACCTGCTGGGATTTTTCGTCTACGCTAAAATCGCCGGGGTCCTTCTCTGTTTCCTGGCGGACAAGTTTTGGAATCAGCGTATTCATACGCACATACACGTCGGTGTTGCCTTCCGCCTGACCCGATATAATCAACGGAGTACGCGCCTCGTCAATCAGAATGGAATCCACCTCGTCAACAATGGCGTAATTGAGCACGCGTTGCACACGCTCGACAGGGTGACTCACCATATTATCGCGCAAATAATCAAATCCGTATTCGTTGTTGGTGCCATAGGTGATACCGGCGGCGTAGGCGGCCTGCTTGTCGCCGTGGTCCATCTGGGAGAGGATCACACCGACACTGATACCAAGGAATTGATAGATGCGTCCCATCCATTCCGCATCCCGCTTGGCGAGATAGTCATTCACCGTCACCAGATGAACACCTTTGTCAGCCAGGGCATTGAGGTATGCGGGCAAGGTCGCCATCAGCGTCTTCCCTTCGCCTGTGCGCATCTCGGCAATTTTTCCGCTATGCAGCACCATACCGCCGATCAACTGCACGTCGAAATGCCGCATTCCGAGTACGCGTTTGCTGACTTCACGCACCACGGCAAACGCCTCCGGCAGCAATGCATCAAGCGTTGCACCTTCGGCAATGCGCTGTCTGAACTCATCGGTCTTAGCGCGTAACTCGGCGTCAGTCAGCGCCGAAATCCTGGCTTCCAGCGCATTAATCGTTCCCACACTCTGGAAATACTGTTTGATCAGCCGGTCATTGCGGCTTCCAAAGACCTTCTTGAGCAGATTGTTCAGCATGAAATCTCGAAAAAATTCTATTTAAACAAATGTCCAAAAAATAAGGGGGTGAGGTTTTTGGCCTCACCCCCGCAGCAGAGTATTAATCCGGCTCAACTAGGCATCTTCAAAAATCTTGATGGATTTTGCGGCAAGCCCTTGTGCCTGACTTCAAAATGCAAATGCGGACCGGTGGAACGGCCAGTGCTGCCCACTTCCGCGATCTTCTGCCCCCGCACCACCACCTGGCCCACTTTGACCGTACGCTTGGACGCATGGGCATAACGGCTGACAAGATCATTGCCATGGTCAACATCAACCATATTACCATATTCGGAATGGAAACCGGAATACACGACCACGCCTCCTGCGGCGGCAACGATCGGGGTACCCGTTGCGGCTGTGAAATCCACCCCTTCGTGGAAAACACTCCTTCCCGTGAAGGGATCAATGCGCACACCAAAACCGGAGGAGTACCATTTTGTGCTGACCGGCATAACGGAGGGAAGCATTTTTTTCTTGAGCCTGTCTTGCATCAACACGGAATCCAGCGCACCAAACTTGTCGGCCCGGTCATCCAATATGAGCGACATTTCCTGGATCTTGTTGCTGATTTCCAGAAGCGACATATCCTGAGACGGCAAGGAGGAAGTGACTCCTCCCTGCCCTGGATTCTGATTGAACAGGAATTCCTGCGGCTTGATTCCCGACAACTCCGACAAACGCGCACCCACCGAATCGAGCCGTAACAGTTGAGCCTGCATCTGGCCCATTCTGACCGCCATCGCGTTGAGGCTATCGCGCAAATATGACTGGGTCTTTTGATGCTCTTCCGCCTGCACGCTCAGAACCAGCGATCTCAAGGTGGGGCTGTCAATCTTGTCAGCATAGCGCAGGGATAGATAATTCAGCGCCATCGCCAGTAACACAGCCGCCAGCACAAACCCTGCCGCGAGCAGTACAAGATGTACATTGGTTAAAGTCAGTGTTCTTGCCTTTGCCAAATTATTGGAAACTAGAATAATATTCATCTTTATTCCCTAATTGTCATTCAGCCATGGCCGCACGCAAGATCAATTTTTACCTCGGCGCCCTCAGCACTATGCCCGATCATCAACGGCTATTCGGTTACATGGACAAGTTAACCGCGATGCAACGGGTATTCATGGAAATCGCCCCGCCACAATTAGCTCAACGCTGCGCTCTGGGTGGGTTCTTCGAAGGGAACCTGACCCTGTGCGCGCACAACGGTGCGATCGCAGCGAAACTCAGGCAAATTTTGCCGTCGTTATTATTAAAATTCCGGGCGAGAGGTTACGAGGTTACTGCAATTCGGATTACTGTGCAAGCAAATTACCGTGCTATGACAGGACATGAAGCATCTGCAAACGGGCCGACTGGGAGGCGGCAAATTGGACAGGCCGGCGTGGAAAGTCTGATTGAGCTGGCTGCGGAGCTGCCTCAGTCGCCTCTGAAAGAGGCTGTCGAATTATTGCTGAAGAAGCAAAACGGACAGGAGGAGGAATCCTGATAAAGCAGCTATGGCACCCTATACCGATGCAGCGACCCTGTGGTTTGGGCTTGGGGCGGCCATATATTCATTAAGGGCGACAGGTAGGTTGGGTGAGCGAACCGTAACCCAGCAACTCAATCCCAATCCTTTAGTTCCCATTCTCCCCCGCCTCTGCAAATAATCGCCGGTGTTCCACCGTCACGACGCTGAAAGAGAATGAGCTTCCCCCAATCCAGCTCGCCATGCATCTCATGGCCTCCGTCGGATTACGCTGCGCTAATCCGACCTACTTCTTCTCAATCGGCCTGCTTCCTCAAAAACGCCGGAATATCCAGCATATCCACGCCCGACTGTTTCATGGCTTCCACCGTGGCATCGCGCCTCCTGTTCGTACGGATCGCGGCGGGCGCATCCAGCTCCTTCCAGTTCACGGTGTCCGAGAACATGATGTTATCCGTCCCGGTGCGTGTGTGAATCACGCTCAGCGGTTTGGGCTGCATGCGGTTACCCACGCCGCCAAGCCCTGTCGCCACCATGGTGACCCGCAGGTTGTCCTGCATGTTCTCGTCGATCACGGTACCGACAATCACGGTGGCCTCATCGGCAGTAAAGCCCTTGATGGTATTCATGACTTCGTGGACTTCCCGCATTTTCATTCCCGAGCTGGCGGTAATGTTTACCAGTATGCCCCGCGCACCGGAGAGATTGACATCTTCCAGCAGGGGACTGGCTACCGCCTGCTCCGCCGCCGCGCGTGCGCGGTCCATACCCGCTGCCGTTGCGGAGCCCATCATTGCCATGCCCATTTCCGACATGACGGTTTTCACGTCGGCGAAATCGACGTTTACCAGGCCCGGGCAATTGATCACCTCCGCGATGCCCGCTACCGCGCCATATAGCACATTATTGGCTGCCTTGAATGCATCCAGCATGCTGACATCATCACCCAGCACCACCATGAGCTTGTCATTGGGAATCACGATCAACGAATCGACATGCTGCGACAGGGCTTCCATGCCGGCCTGCGCCGCTTTAAGGCGTCTTCCTTCGAAAGAAAAGGGTTTGGTAACCACCGCCACGGTAAGAATATCCAGTTCCTTCGCCACCTGCGCCACCACCGGTGCGGCGCCGGTACCGGTGCCGCCGCCCATGCCGGCGGTGACAAACAGCATGTCGGCGCCTTCGATCAGTTCCGCGATGCGGTCGCGGTCCTCCATCGCCGCGTCGCGTCCAATTTCCGGATTGGCTCCCGCACCCAATCCCTTGGTGATCGCGGAACCCAATTGCAACTGGGTGCGCGCTTGATTACGCTTCAATGCCTGGGCATCGGTGTTGGCGGAAATGAACTCGACGCCTTGCACCCCATTCTGGATCATGTGGTCCACCGCATTGCCGCCGCAGCCGCCGATGCCAATGACCTTGATAACGGCTTCCTGAGTTTGTGTATCCATTATTTCGAACATGGCGTTTCTCCTTTAAAAATTGTTAATCACACTTTATGCAGGCTCCTGCTTTTAAGCGCCTGCTATCAAAAATTGCCCTGAAACCAGCTCTTCATTCTTTCGAGAATCCGTTTGAATGAGTTGCCTTGCAGTTTGGTATGCTGATGCCGTTGAACCTGCTCCATGCCGGCCATGATCAGTCCTACTCCGGTGGAGCATCGCGGCGTGAGCACCACTTCCGCCAGCCCGCCGCGATAGTGCGGCAATCCCAGCCGCACCGGCATGTGGAAGATCTCTTCGCCAAGCTCCACCATGCCTTGCAGGGAACTGCTGCCGCCGGTAATGACGATCCCGGATGAAAGCAATTCCTCGAAACCGCTGCGGCGCAACTCAGCCTGCACCAGGGAATAGAGCTCTTCCACGCGCGGCTCGATCACTTCCGCCAGCGTCTGCCGGGAAAGCTGGCGCGTGGCTCGCTCGCCCACGCCCGCCACCTCCACCATTCCGCGCGGGTCAGCCATGCCGCGCAACGCACAGCCGTAGCGGCATTTAATGTCTTCGGCATCCTTGGTCGGTGTACGCAGCGCCATCGCGATGTCATTGGTAATCTGGTCTCCGGCAATCGGAATCACCGCGGTATGGCGAATCGCGCCGTGCGTGAATACCGCGATATCGGTGGTGCCGCCGCCGATATCCACCAGGCATACGCCCAAGTCTTTCTCGTCTTCCGACAGCACGGCCATTGCCGAGGCCAGCGGTTGCAGCACCAGATCGCGCACTTCCAGTCCGCAGCGGCGCACGCATTTCATGATGTTCTGCGCCGCGGACACCGCACCGGTGACGATATGCACTTTAACCTCCAGCCGTACGCCGCTCATGCCGATAGGCTCACGCACATCTTCCTGCCCATCGATAATGAATTCCTGGTTGAGGACATGGAGGACTTGCTGGTCGTTGAGAATATTCACGGCCTTGGCGGTTTCCATCACACGTTCCACGTCCAGCCGCGATACTTCCTTGTCCTTGATCGCAACCATTCCATGCGAATTGAAGCTCTTGATATGGCTGCCGGCAATGCCGGTATATACCTCGCGGATTTTGCAATCGGCCATGAGCTCTGCTTCTTCCAGCGCGCGCTGGATCGCCATCACCGTCGTCTCGATATTGACGACCACGCCTTTTTTCAGGCCGCGCGAGGGATGGCTACCCATGCCGATAACCTCGAATCCACCCTCGGGCTTGACTTCCGCGACGATGGCGACAATCTTCGATGTGCCGATATCGAGGCCGACAATCAGGTTCTTATTTTCATTGATTCTACTCATCTGCTTCGTGAACCCTTGATTTCGTGGTGCTTTCTTCCAACTTGGTTTTTCCTGTATTCCTTCGGTTATCGCACAGCGAATCCGTTGGGGTAACGCAAATCCACATAACTCAGTTGCCGGTTTAATCGCGCAATGCTGTGGTCATGCGCCAGGACATATCGCGCCATCCGTGATTCCATCTGCTCGCGCCCGAGTTCCAGTACGGTTCCATTATCCAGGTGAACCCGCCAGGCACGACGGGGTGAAAGATTCATCTGTTCAATGCGCTGTTGCAAGGGTCGCAGCAGTTCAGTAAAGACAGCATACTGCCGCACCATGTCATGCGAACTCCCCGCCGGTCCATCGAATACAGGCAGTACTTCATCAGACGCGGCGTTGAATGTTTCACCATGCGTATTCACCAATGCGTCGCTGCCCCAGCGTGCCAGCGCGACATGTTCCTCAAGCGTCACTTCCAGGCTCTGCGGCCAGTGCCGCCGCACGCTTGCAACGCGCACCCAGGGCAGCTTCCCGAATGCCTGGCGCATGGTATTGAGATCAAGTGCCAGGAAGCTTCCAATATATTCGCTATGAACAGCGCTTTCGATCTGTTCCCGTGTCACATGCTTCAGTTTGCCGCTGCTGCTAGCGCTAACATTCAGCGCCTTCACCGGCAACACCGGCAAACTCAGCGCCCACTGGCTGGCGGTATAGGCCACCATCAGCGCAACCAGCACAAATAGTGTATTGGCCAGCAAGTCCAGCGCCTGATGGTTATCCCACATGGGCCAGCTCCAGTATCCGCAGCACCAAATCATCAAACGATATTCCCACCGCTTTTGCCGCCATCGGTACGAGACTGTGGTCGGTCATGCCGGGAGAGGTATTGGTCTCAAGAAAATAGGGTTTGCCGGATTTATCCAGTATCACGTCCACCCTGCCCCATCCTTCACACCCCAATGTCTGGTGCGCTTGCAGCGCCTGCATCTGAATTGCCTGCTCTTCCGCAGCGGATAAACCGCTTGGGCAAAAATACCGGGTATCATCGGAAAGATATTTAGCCTGATAATCGTATAAGCCGCTCGCCGTCTGTATCCGCACCAGGGGTAGCGGGGTCTCTCCGAGAATGGCGGCAGTCAGTTCCACCCCTTCGATAAACTGCTCCGCCAACACCATGGTGTCGTGCTTCGCCGCTGATTCATAGGCAGCCGGCAAGTCCATCGCAGCCATGACTTTACTCAAGCCGATGGTTGATCCTTCGCGGGATGGCTTGACGATCAGCGGCAGGCCAAGCGCTTTTACCACCGCGTCAAAATCACTTTGGGCATTCAGCAGAATATGGCGGGGGGTACTGATTCCCGCCGCCTGCCATAGCAGCTTTGTACGCCATTTATCCATGGCCAGCGCACTCGCCATGACCCCGCTGCCGGTATAAGGCAAACCCATAAGCTCCAGAGCGCCCTGCACGGTACCGTCTTCACCATAGCGCCCATGCAGGGCAATATGCGCCCGATTAAAACCCTGCTGCAGAAGCGCCTCCATGTGCTGTTCAGAGGGGTCGAAGGGGTGAGCGTCCACGCCCCGGCGCCGTAGCGCGTCAAGTACCGCGTTACCGCTTTTGAGTGAAATCTCACGCTCAGCGGAACGTCCTCCTAGCAAAACCGCAACTTTTCCGAAAGCAGAGCGACTCATGATCAATCGTTCCCGATAAGATTGTCAGTGGCGAAATTTTGAATCCGACCGGATTCATGGGACCCAATGATTCGCACCTCTTGCACCAGTTCAATCCCGGTCTGTTCCTTCACGGTTTCGCGTACCGCGGCAATCACCGCTTCAATTTCAGCCGCCGTGGCGTCGCCGGTGTTTACGATAAAGTTTGCATGCTTGGACGAAACCATCGCGCCGCCGGCACGAAAACCCTTCAGCCCGCATGACTCGATTAGCCGCGCCGCATGATCCCCCGGCGGATTGCGAAACACTGACCCGGCATTGGGCAGATTCAATGGCTGAGTGTTGATGCGCCGGGTGAGCAATTCCTTGATCTTTTTGCGCGATGCCGCATCTTCGCCGCACAATAATCTGAATCCGCCCCCTACAAACCATTCCTCACCGGAAGCATCCTGCCCCTTCCGATCCTCGATCTTTGTCTCAGGCTTCAATATGACGTGCCGGTAGCCAATCTCATAGTCCCCTGGCACGCGTTCGCGCAGTTGACCTGTGCGACTGAGTATTTGCACCCGTTCGACAATTCCCCAGGTTTCCGCACCATAACAACCCGCATTCATCGCCAGCGCTCCGCCCACCGTACCGGGTATGCCCGCCAGAAACTCCGCACCCGCCAGACTGTGCAATGCCGCGAATCGGGCGACCTTCGCGCAGGCCACGCCCGCTCCGGCAACTATCAATTCGTCATGTTCATCGCGCTGTTCCAGCCGCAGATCATTAAGCCGGGCATGCAGCACTACGACGGTGCCGCGCACCCCGCCATCGCGCACCAGAAGATTACTGCCGAGACCCACCATATACACGGGTTCATCCTCCGGCAGGCCGCGTATGAATTGAGCCAGATCGGCCAGATCAGCCGGCATATAGATACGCTCCGCCTCGCCGCCCGCGCGCCAGGAAGTGTATTTTTTCATTGACTCATTCATGCGCATCTCCCCACGAAGAGCGCGCAACCCATGAGTTAATTTAATTTCTGACATATCCATTCATGCATCCAGCAACGATTCTCTCTCTTGTGAAGAAAAACAGGGCACCTGCTATCCTTTTTCCGCAACCGCGGGCCTGCTCAGGCCTAAGGTCCTTTTACAAGATCAGGCGCCACGCCTCCCACCGATCCCGCTCCCATCACCAATATGACGTCATTTTCCCGCGCCACACCCTGTATGGCGGCGGGCAACTCATCCACCGTCTCGACAAATATCGGCTCAACCTTGCCCAGCACTCTCAGCGCACGCGCAAGCGACTTGCTGTCGGCCGCGACGATGGGCGCTTCGCCCGCCGGGTACACTTCCGTCAATAGCAGCACATCGGTGGTGGATAGCACCTTGACGAAATCCTCGAACAAGTCGCGGGTGCGGGAATAGCGATGCGGCTGGAACACCAATACCAGCCTGCGGCCGGGGAATGCGCCGCGTGCGGCCGCGATGGTGGCCGCCATTTCCACCGGGTGATGACCGTAATCATCGACCAGCGTAAAACTCCCGCCCCCATTCGCTTCCTCGCTGACCAGCTTGATTTCGCCATAGCGCTGAAAACGCCGATCCACGCCCCGAAAGTTTGCCAGCGCGTTGATGATGGCGGCATCTTTC
This genomic interval carries:
- a CDS encoding cell division protein FtsQ/DivIB, encoding MWDNHQALDLLANTLFVLVALMVAYTASQWALSLPVLPVKALNVSASSSGKLKHVTREQIESAVHSEYIGSFLALDLNTMRQAFGKLPWVRVASVRRHWPQSLEVTLEEHVALARWGSDALVNTHGETFNAASDEVLPVFDGPAGSSHDMVRQYAVFTELLRPLQQRIEQMNLSPRRAWRVHLDNGTVLELGREQMESRMARYVLAHDHSIARLNRQLSYVDLRYPNGFAVR
- the murB gene encoding UDP-N-acetylmuramate dehydrogenase: MDMSEIKLTHGLRALRGEMRMNESMKKYTSWRAGGEAERIYMPADLADLAQFIRGLPEDEPVYMVGLGSNLLVRDGGVRGTVVVLHARLNDLRLEQRDEHDELIVAGAGVACAKVARFAALHSLAGAEFLAGIPGTVGGALAMNAGCYGAETWGIVERVQILSRTGQLRERVPGDYEIGYRHVILKPETKIEDRKGQDASGEEWFVGGGFRLLCGEDAASRKKIKELLTRRINTQPLNLPNAGSVFRNPPGDHAARLIESCGLKGFRAGGAMVSSKHANFIVNTGDATAAEIEAVIAAVRETVKEQTGIELVQEVRIIGSHESGRIQNFATDNLIGND
- a CDS encoding D-alanine--D-alanine ligase, with the protein product MSRSAFGKVAVLLGGRSAEREISLKSGNAVLDALRRRGVDAHPFDPSEQHMEALLQQGFNRAHIALHGRYGEDGTVQGALELMGLPYTGSGVMASALAMDKWRTKLLWQAAGISTPRHILLNAQSDFDAVVKALGLPLIVKPSREGSTIGLSKVMAAMDLPAAYESAAKHDTMVLAEQFIEGVELTAAILGETPLPLVRIQTASGLYDYQAKYLSDDTRYFCPSGLSAAEEQAIQMQALQAHQTLGCEGWGRVDVILDKSGKPYFLETNTSPGMTDHSLVPMAAKAVGISFDDLVLRILELAHVG
- the ftsZ gene encoding cell division protein FtsZ, which codes for MFEIMDTQTQEAVIKVIGIGGCGGNAVDHMIQNGVQGVEFISANTDAQALKRNQARTQLQLGSAITKGLGAGANPEIGRDAAMEDRDRIAELIEGADMLFVTAGMGGGTGTGAAPVVAQVAKELDILTVAVVTKPFSFEGRRLKAAQAGMEALSQHVDSLIVIPNDKLMVVLGDDVSMLDAFKAANNVLYGAVAGIAEVINCPGLVNVDFADVKTVMSEMGMAMMGSATAAGMDRARAAAEQAVASPLLEDVNLSGARGILVNITASSGMKMREVHEVMNTIKGFTADEATVIVGTVIDENMQDNLRVTMVATGLGGVGNRMQPKPLSVIHTRTGTDNIMFSDTVNWKELDAPAAIRTNRRRDATVEAMKQSGVDMLDIPAFLRKQAD
- the ftsA gene encoding cell division protein FtsA — encoded protein: MSRINENKNLIVGLDIGTSKIVAIVAEVKPEGGFEVIGMGSHPSRGLKKGVVVNIETTVMAIQRALEEAELMADCKIREVYTGIAGSHIKSFNSHGMVAIKDKEVSRLDVERVMETAKAVNILNDQQVLHVLNQEFIIDGQEDVREPIGMSGVRLEVKVHIVTGAVSAAQNIMKCVRRCGLEVRDLVLQPLASAMAVLSEDEKDLGVCLVDIGGGTTDIAVFTHGAIRHTAVIPIAGDQITNDIAMALRTPTKDAEDIKCRYGCALRGMADPRGMVEVAGVGERATRQLSRQTLAEVIEPRVEELYSLVQAELRRSGFEELLSSGIVITGGSSSLQGMVELGEEIFHMPVRLGLPHYRGGLAEVVLTPRCSTGVGLIMAGMEQVQRHQHTKLQGNSFKRILERMKSWFQGNF
- a CDS encoding M23 family metallopeptidase, with the translated sequence MNIILVSNNLAKARTLTLTNVHLVLLAAGFVLAAVLLAMALNYLSLRYADKIDSPTLRSLVLSVQAEEHQKTQSYLRDSLNAMAVRMGQMQAQLLRLDSVGARLSELSGIKPQEFLFNQNPGQGGVTSSLPSQDMSLLEISNKIQEMSLILDDRADKFGALDSVLMQDRLKKKMLPSVMPVSTKWYSSGFGVRIDPFTGRSVFHEGVDFTAATGTPIVAAAGGVVVYSGFHSEYGNMVDVDHGNDLVSRYAHASKRTVKVGQVVVRGQKIAEVGSTGRSTGPHLHFEVRHKGLPQNPSRFLKMPS
- a CDS encoding DUF721 domain-containing protein, translating into MAARKINFYLGALSTMPDHQRLFGYMDKLTAMQRVFMEIAPPQLAQRCALGGFFEGNLTLCAHNGAIAAKLRQILPSLLLKFRARGYEVTAIRITVQANYRAMTGHEASANGPTGRRQIGQAGVESLIELAAELPQSPLKEAVELLLKKQNGQEEES
- the secA gene encoding preprotein translocase subunit SecA; the encoded protein is MLNNLLKKVFGSRNDRLIKQYFQSVGTINALEARISALTDAELRAKTDEFRQRIAEGATLDALLPEAFAVVREVSKRVLGMRHFDVQLIGGMVLHSGKIAEMRTGEGKTLMATLPAYLNALADKGVHLVTVNDYLAKRDAEWMGRIYQFLGISVGVILSQMDHGDKQAAYAAGITYGTNNEYGFDYLRDNMVSHPVERVQRVLNYAIVDEVDSILIDEARTPLIISGQAEGNTDVYVRMNTLIPKLVRQETEKDPGDFSVDEKSQQVLLSEAGFEHAERLLAQSGLLTPGTSLYDPANINLVHHLYAALRAHALFLRDQHYVVQDGEVVIVDEFTGRLMSGRRWSEGLHQAVEAKEGVPIQKENQTLASITFQNYFRMYKKLAGMTGTADTEAYEFQQIYGLETVIIPTHRPMIRNDRMDQVFRTMDEKNRAIIADIKDCYERGQPVLVGTTSIENNELLSGLLTQEQLPHQVLNAKQHAREAEIVTQAGRPKMVTIATNMAGRGTDIVLGGNPEPELERIRADEAISESAKLERTTELQGQWQLLHEEVLKQGGLHIIGTERHESRRVDNQLRGRSGRQGDPGSSRFYLSLEDPLLRIFASDRVANIMQKLNMPEGEAIEHPWVTRAIENAQRKVEARNFDMRKQLLEYDDVANDQRKVIYEQRNELLESQDISETIGAMRGDVLGGLVALYVPPQSVEEQWDIPGLEKALVAEYQLQLPLREWLEKEPDLHEESLHQRIAGIAQEHYSGKVDQVGVNVMHQYERAVMLQSLDTHWREHLAALDHLRQGIHLRGYAQKNPKQEYKREAFELFTSMLEEIKTEVTRILMTVQIRSEQQVEAVAETQRAPVNVQYHHAAYEEALDEAGDHEDHDEQRLEKHQPFVRQGGKVGRNDPCPCGSGKKYKQCHGKLS